The genomic interval TACCTGCGCCGCGGGGCGGGCGCCGTCATGACCTTCGAGGTGCCTGACCCGTCGGCCTTCCTGGCGCGCGTGCGGGTGCTGCGCATCGCCCCGAACCTGGGCGACGTGCGCACGCTGGTTGTGCATCCGTGGACCACCACGCACGGCCGCGTGCCGGAAACGGCGCGGTACGCGGCGGGCGTGACGCCCACGACCATCCGCATGAGTGTGGGCGTCGAGGCGCTGGAGGACCTGAAAGCCGATATCGAGCAGGCGCTGTAGGGTCCGGGGCGCGCTGTTACAGCCAGGCTTTCTTGCCGGTGACGTACTCCCGCTGGAAGTCCGCGTCGCTCTTGGTGAGGTAGATGATGCCCTCGACGAGCCCCAGCAGGCTCACGAGCATCGGCACGAGGAAGAACACGGCGCCCACAATGATGAATGACCCGATAACGCCCAGGATCCACCCGCCGATGGTGGCGCCCAGCATGATCAGGCCGGGCGTGGTGTTGCCCAGGTAGAACTTGTGCACGCCCAGGCTGCCCAGGAAGATCGCCAGCAGCCCTGCAATAAGTTTCTTCTGCGCCACGTCCCCGTTCTGCACACCCTGGCTGAACTGGCTGATGGCCTGACGCGCCTGCCGCTCCATGTCATCCAGGCCGGTGCTGCTGGTCTGAGGCGTGGTCGCCGGACCCTGCGGCACGGTGGGGTTACGGGCGCCACCTGTGGCGCGGGTCACCCAGTCGTCATCGCGGGGCGGCGCGGGGGGCGTCACGACGGTCGCGGCCACCGGTGCGGGCGGCACGTGGTGCACAGGCTGCGGCTGCGGTCCGTGGGGCGCGGCGGCCACCGGTGAGGTCACATCGTCCACCCAGGACGGCGCGGCTGGCCCGGCAGGCGCGGTGGGCGACGTGACAGGAGCGGCGCTGCCGGCCACCTCATCCACCCAGGAGGGCGCCGCGGCGCGCGGCGTGGACTCCGGGATGCGCAGGTCCGCCGGCGCGGCCGGCGTGGCGGAGTGGCCGCCCAACACCTCATCCACCCAGGAGGGCGCGTTGGGGGCGGGGTCCTGAGGCGTTTTCTCGTCGGGGTTTGTCATGCTTCACACTACGCGATTGTGACGGCGTTCGTTTCATCCCCCAGAAGGCGGAACGCGGCCGGCAGCCACGATCACCGGCAGCGGTACCCCCAGAGCGCCGGCCAGGAACAGGGGCGCCAGCTCCGCCCGGTGCGCTGCGCTCAGGGCGGCGGCCTCCGGAGGCGGCAGCTGGCGCAGCACCTCGCCTTCCAGCCCGGCGCGGATGTCCGCCCAGCGGGCCTGCACGTCCGCGACGGTGTACGTCAGGGGGGTCAGATGAGCCTGCACGTCCGTCAGACCGGCGGCGCGCAGGACCTCCGCGACGGCGTCCGGCGTGGGCAGGCGCCCCAGGGGGGGAGCCCCCGGCTTCAGGCCCACCCGGGCCAGCTGCGCGCGCCACAACCCCGGCAGGGGGCCCAGCAGTCCCGGTCCGAACGACGACACGACCACCCGCCCGCCGGGACGCACCACCCGCGCCCACTCCCGCGCGGCGCCCGGCATGTCCGGCATGAAAAACACGCCTGCGGCGCACACCGCCACGTCAAAGGAGCAGGCCGGGAAGGGCAGGGTGGCCGCGTCTGCCTGCACGAACGTCACGCCAGGCAGCCGCTCGCGCGCCCGGGCCAGCATGCCTGCCGAACGGTCCGTGCCCACCACGCCCCCCGCCACGCCCGCCACCTCAGCCGCCACCGCGCCCGTGCCGGTCATCACGTCCAGCACCCGCTCACCGGGCCGCACGGCCGCGGCGCGCGCCACGAACCGCGCCGCCTGCGCCAGGAACCCCACCCGGTCGTAGGAGCCGGCGACCGCGTCGAACAGGCGTTCGTTCATCCGTCCCCGGTCGTCGGTCATCCGCGGGGCCCGTCGGGATGAGAGGACCGCTCCAGCCCGGCGCTCAGGGCCGGGTGAACCTGCGCCACCCGCTGCGCCACCGGGCCGCGCAGCAGGGTGAACGGCACGCCCCGCGTACCCAGGTCCTGCTGGATGAACGCCTGCTGCACGGACCGCACCTCCGTGTTCGTTCGCCATGCGTCCTGTTCGTGCGGGAGGCCGGTGCCGCACGGGAACACGTGGGCGTGGTGCAGGCGGCACTCGGCGACCGGAGCGTGCCGTTCCGGCTGGGCCGGGCCGGTCAGAAGGTACGACCACATCAGGGTGGTAGCGGCGTCAATGTCGCTGAGCCCCCATTCCCGCCCGGTGGGGGAGGTCACCGCCTTGTCCTCCAGCGCCCGGTGCCCCCGCGCGATCTCCATGGGGGGCTCCGGTGTGAGCTGGCCCTTCTCCCGCTTGTTCACGTTCCGGCCGTATTTCCTCACCCGCGCCGTGCGGGACGCCTCACCCGGCGCGCGCGGCAGGGTACCCCTACCGGTGCTTTCGGCGCCCAGGAGCACCATGCGTTTCACAAGGTGCGTGTACACCAGCGGGTGCGGGAACGCCAGGACATAGAGGCCCTCGAGCACGCCCGCGCCGCGGGGCAGATCCAGCAGCGGCAGAAGATTCAGCCCGAACGTGGTCATCACGCTCCTGGTGTGCGGCCGTGGTGTCGAGCTGCAAGGGGGCCGCGCCCGTCCATGGCCCGGGCGGGGGCGGCGCCGGCTCCCACAGCAGGGCCGCCTTCTGCAGGACCGGTTCGCTCACCGGACCTCCAGGCCACCTGGTATGCGCATGGGCCCTGGGGGAACGGCTGCTTCCTCACCACCCCTGCTGACATGGTTCCGTCTGCCGGGAAGGGCACCAGTCCTGTCAACGGCCCGGCTTCTTTCCGCTGGAGGCTCAGTCGGGCTCGCCTTCCAGGCGGCACAGGCGGGCCACGCTCCGCGCCAGGGGGGTGAGGGTCCACGCCCATTCCGGTTCGCCCGGCTGGCCGCTCCAGGGGTCCTGCGGCGTGCGGTGCTCGCGGATCAGGAGGCCCAGTTGCTGCAGGCCGTGCAGCGCCGCTCCAAACTCGGCGTGCGAGAAGCCGGGCGCGCTGCCGGTCCGGTGTGCGGGCAGTGCGTCCGCGTACGGGTCGATGGGGTCGAGCCGCTGGTAGAGGTCCGCGAACGCCTGCAGTTCCCGTTCGGACAGGCCCTCGATGACGCGCAGGGTCTGGAACCGGTCGACCTGTGGGGCGGGGAAGAGGACCGTGCAGCCAGCCAGGGCGCGCGCTATGAAGCGGAGCTTCCGTTCGGATTCTGCGGTTTCTGCGGCGCGCAGGGCCTGCATGACGTTCGCCGTGAACGCCTGGGACTGAAGGTACTCGCGGTCCAGCGTCACCGTGCCCCCGGCGACCCGGTCGTTCAGGAGGCGGATCTCGTCGCTCAGGGCGCGTTCCAGGTGCATCAGGGTGCGCTGACTGGCCGCGATAAACACGCTCTGCAGCGCGCCCGCCGGGAGGTCCGCCCCGGGAATCCGGGTCAGGATGGGCCGCAGCCGTTCGAGCGGCTGGGTCACCCGCGGGTCCGGATGACGTCCAGGCTGTCGCGCATGAGCAGTTCGCCGTTGCGGTACACGGCGCGCATCAGGCTGCCGGGGAAGTCCGTGTCGAAGGTCCGGTAGGCGCGGGTCACCATGCGGTCGCCGTCGAGGGTGAGGTCCAGCACGCCGTCCTTGCTGCGCTTGCCGGGATCGGTGACGGGGTCTTTGTAGATGCCGCGGTACTCGCCGTTGACCACGCCGGCGCTGGCCTTGTAGGCGAAGCGCTGCGTGTCGCGGTCCACCTGCTGCAGCAGGGCGCCGCCCATACCGAATGAGACGTTCTCGGCGCTGTAGCCGTCCACGTCAAGGTTGTCGAGAATCTGGCGGATGGTCTGCTCGTTGATGCCGTCGCCCTGGATGACCCGGACGTGGTTGAGCACCTTGTAGCCCCGGCTGTTGGTGGTGGTGCCGTACTTGGCGGCCAGGGCGTTGACGGCAAGGCGCACCATGGCGGGGGGGTCCCCACTGTCGGGGCGCACCACGAGCGTGCCGCCCGACGCGATGACCTGCGCCTTGAGCGTCTCGCCCCAGAGGGTGTTGATGGCATTTTTCAGGTCGTAGGAGTCGCTCACGACCGCGTACACGCTGCCGGGCCGGCCGAAGTGCGTGATCATGTTGCGGTAGGCGTCCACCTCGTGTTCCTTGCCCCAGCTGGTGATGGTGCTGTGCTCGGCGGCGGGAATGCTGAACGCGGCGATGTCGGCGTCGTAGTGGTTGCGGGCCACGCGCAGCGCTTCGAGGGTGTCGCTGCCCAGGAAGTTCACGAGGTGCGCCAGAGCGCCAATCCCGGCACTTTCGCGGCTGCTCACGCCGCGGGAGCCGAAGTCGTGCAGTTTGAACGGCAGTTCCTCGGCGGCGCGGTCGCTGGTTTTCTCCAGTGCGGCGCGGATGATCTCGCGGATGAAGTAGCTCTGCGTGGCGACCGTGATGGGGTACCAGACGCGCATGAGCATGGTTTCGAACCAGCCGACCAGCCACGGCAGTTCCGGGTCGGTGTTGGTGACGCTCATCAGGACGTTGTGGATGGGCACCAGGGTGCCTTCGGGCACGGCGCGGATTTCCAGCGGCAGGCGCCCGCCGTGAACGTTGACCACGCGCATCCAGCCGTCGTAGGGAAAGGGCTCGCCGTGGGCTTCAATCAGGGCGCGGGCTTCATCCACCATCTCGGCCGTGACGCGCCGTGTGAGGTACCGGTCGAGGAGGTACTGCAGTCCGAAAAAGCGGGTCTGGGGGTAACGGCCGCCGCGGCTTTCAAGGTAGGAGAACAGGCGCGTGGTGCCGGGGGGGTACTGCAGGTAGTGGCTGGCCTTGTAGGAGTCGGTGTCGAGGATGAGGTTGTGGTCGCTCAGGGGGGTGCTCATGGGGTGCCTCCTGCGGCAGGTTGCCTTGACTCATAATTGAAAATAAGATTATGAAGAGTATGAGACAGTGGGAAAGTGCTGCGACTGAAGAGGGCGGACCTGCGAACCGTGACCGGCGCACCCCCGGTGCGAAGTTCGTCACACGCTCTGACCGGCCGTGCATTTATGCTTTCTTCATGCCTGCAGCCCGTCCTCTTCACGCCGCCCTGCTGCTCGTCACCCTCCTCATCAGCTGCGGTACCGGCACCCCCACTTCTGGCACCCCCCAACCGGTCGCCACCGCCACCCCAGCGCCCACCACCAGCACGGCCGCCGCCCAGCCCGGTACGCGCTGGAGCGACCCGGCCACCTGGGGAGGGGCGGTCCCCACCGCCGGCCAGACGGTCACCCTGCCCAGCGGCAAACGCGTGATCCTGGACGTCACACCGCCCGATCTCGCAGGGCTCACCATTCCAGCCGGCAGCGCCCTGGAATTCGCCGAGCAGGACCTCACCCTGCGCACCGAGTGGCTCATGGTGCACGGCGAACTGCGCATCGGCAGTGAACACCAGCCCTTCACGCACCACGCCGAGATCCTCCTGACCAACACCACCCCCGCCGAGAACATCATGGGCATGGGTGACCGCGTCCTGGGCGTCATGGACGGCACCCTGGAACTCCACGGGCAGCCCCGGCTCCCCTGGACCCGCCTGAACACCACGGCCCGCGCCGGCAGCAGCACCCTCACCCTGGACCGCGCCCCCAACTGGCAGGCCGGAGACCGCCTCACCCTGACCAGCACCGACTTCAACCCCGGCCAGACCGAACAGGTCACCGTGCAGCGCGTTACCGGTACCACCGTCACCCTCAGCGCCCCCCTGAAGTACACCCACTGGGGCGACCCCATCACCGTGGCCGGGCAGAACGTCAACGAACGCGCCGAAGTGGGCCTCCTGACCCGCAACATCGTCATCGCAGCCACCAGCGACGCCGCGCAGACCAGCGTCGGCGCTCACGTGATGATCATGGGTACAGGCGCCGCACGAATCGAAGGCACAGAATTCACCCGTGTCGGACAGCTGAACACCCTGCGCCGCTACCCCGTGCATTTTCATCAGCTGGGCAGCGCCACCACCTCGTACCTCCGCGGCAGCAGCGTCCACGCCTCCTACAACCGCTGCGTCGTCGTGCACGGCACCAGCAACCTCCGCGTGCAGGACAACGTCACCTTCGACACCCTCGGCCACTGCCTCTTCCTGGAAGACGGCGACGAGACCGGCAACACCCTCACCGGCAACCTCCTCACCCGCGTCAGGGCCCCTGACAGCAAGAAAGGCCAGACGCCCCTGCTGGACAGCGACAAACGCCCCGCCGCGTACTGGCTCACCCACCCCAACAACACCGTCACCGGCAACGTGGCTGCCGGCGTGGACGGCACCGGATTCTGGTACGCCCTGCCCGAACACCCCACCGGCCTCGCCGCAGGCAAAACCGACATCTGGAACCGCCGCGTTCCCCTGGGTGAATTCAGCGGCAACACCGCCCACAGCGGCGACCGCGGCCTGAACGTCGATCAGGGCCCCAAGGCCGACGGCACCACCGAAGTCACCTCCTACGCGCCGGTCACCACCCCCAGCGACCCGAAAAGCGCGCCGGTCCCCGCCACCTTCCAGACCTTCACCGCCTTCAAGCAGCGTGACCACGGCGCGTGGCTGCGCGGCCGCAACCACGTCATGCTTGGCGCCACCCTCGCGGACAACGGCGTGGGCGCCACCTTCGCCAACGACCGAACCACCCTCAAAGGCGGCCTGCTGATCGGCGAAACCCCGAACGCCGGACAACCGGACAGCTGGGAACCCACCGGCACCAGCGGCCGCAGCCTGCCGCGCCCCTGGGACCCCAGCTTCCCCATCCGGGGCTTCCAGTTCTACGACGGCCACGTCACCATCGACGGCGCCACCCTCGCCGGGTTCACGCCCACTGCCAGCCGACCCGCCAGCGGCCTCGGGTACCTCACGAAGAACGCCTTCACCCTGACCCCCACCAACAACGCCGTGAACCTCCACTGGGCCGATAACAGCACCCACGTGTACCTGCCCGACCCGCTCGCCGACAAGGACGGCGACAAGGCCGCCACCTTCCTCGACACGGACGGCAGCGTCACCGGCACCGCTGGCCTGACCGTCACCGGCAGCCCCCTGCTGCGCGGCGCGCCCGACTGCACCGCCCGCGCCGACTGGAACGCCAGCGTCTGCGCCGGTCAGTACGCCCGCCTGTGGCTGCAGGACACGACCGGCGGCGCCCTCGCCCCAGTCAGCGTCACTGGCCCGCACGGCCGCGTCAGCCTCACCGGCACGCCCAGCAGCTTCACGAACTTCAGCACCACCGCCCGCCTCGGCGCGCCGTACACGCTCACCCCAACCGGCACCAGCAGCCACCTGCGCCTGGGCATCAGCAACCGCCAGCCCGGCGACACCCTGACCCTCACCGTGCCCGTCAGCACCGAACCCAGCGTGTACCGCGACTGGTGGATCGACAACCGCAACCGCCTGAAGAAAGTCGCGCCGGCCGACCTGACCGCCACCACCGGCGACAGCTACGCCTACGCGGACGGACAGCTCACCCTGAAACTCGTCGTGCAGACCGGCCGCGACTCCGCCGTGCTGGACATCTGCACCACCGACCTCTGCAAATAGGATCATGACCACCAGGCCGGGCACCTGGGGACGCCCTCCCCGCCGCGCCCGGCCTGACGCTTGACAGGTGCCCCTGAGCCCCGCGGCCCACCATCACCCCGAACGCACCCAGCCGCCGCCCGAGCCGGTGCTGGTCTGCGCAGCCGGGGCAGGTGCGCCAGCCTTTCAGGCAGCGTCGTGAACGGGGTGGCCTGCAGATCCAGAATATCCAGCGTCCGCACTGTGCAGGCGGAACCGGGCAGGGCCGGCTGGACGTTAAACCGCAGACTCAGCGAGCGTCGCCCGGCAGGCCAGAGCGTTGCCCTGAAGACCCAGCGCTTCACGCGGGGCCGAGAGGCGCCCCGGGGACTCCGGAAGTCCCGCGAGGCGGTGGTGACTCAGGGGCAGGCACGCAAGGTGGGACAGAGACCTGAAAGTTCAGGGCCATCAGACGGTCAGCGAGCAGGTTCAGGGTCTGCAGGTCACGGAGGGGCTCCAACCATCCGGATCCGGGTACCGCGCCAGGGTGT from Deinococcus taeanensis carries:
- a CDS encoding methyltransferase domain-containing protein; amino-acid sequence: MTDDRGRMNERLFDAVAGSYDRVGFLAQAARFVARAAAVRPGERVLDVMTGTGAVAAEVAGVAGGVVGTDRSAGMLARARERLPGVTFVQADAATLPFPACSFDVAVCAAGVFFMPDMPGAAREWARVVRPGGRVVVSSFGPGLLGPLPGLWRAQLARVGLKPGAPPLGRLPTPDAVAEVLRAAGLTDVQAHLTPLTYTVADVQARWADIRAGLEGEVLRQLPPPEAAALSAAHRAELAPLFLAGALGVPLPVIVAAGRVPPSGG
- a CDS encoding nicotinate phosphoribosyltransferase, with protein sequence MSTPLSDHNLILDTDSYKASHYLQYPPGTTRLFSYLESRGGRYPQTRFFGLQYLLDRYLTRRVTAEMVDEARALIEAHGEPFPYDGWMRVVNVHGGRLPLEIRAVPEGTLVPIHNVLMSVTNTDPELPWLVGWFETMLMRVWYPITVATQSYFIREIIRAALEKTSDRAAEELPFKLHDFGSRGVSSRESAGIGALAHLVNFLGSDTLEALRVARNHYDADIAAFSIPAAEHSTITSWGKEHEVDAYRNMITHFGRPGSVYAVVSDSYDLKNAINTLWGETLKAQVIASGGTLVVRPDSGDPPAMVRLAVNALAAKYGTTTNSRGYKVLNHVRVIQGDGINEQTIRQILDNLDVDGYSAENVSFGMGGALLQQVDRDTQRFAYKASAGVVNGEYRGIYKDPVTDPGKRSKDGVLDLTLDGDRMVTRAYRTFDTDFPGSLMRAVYRNGELLMRDSLDVIRTRG
- a CDS encoding AAA family ATPase, which produces MTTFGLNLLPLLDLPRGAGVLEGLYVLAFPHPLVYTHLVKRMVLLGAESTGRGTLPRAPGEASRTARVRKYGRNVNKREKGQLTPEPPMEIARGHRALEDKAVTSPTGREWGLSDIDAATTLMWSYLLTGPAQPERHAPVAECRLHHAHVFPCGTGLPHEQDAWRTNTEVRSVQQAFIQQDLGTRGVPFTLLRGPVAQRVAQVHPALSAGLERSSHPDGPRG
- a CDS encoding G8 domain-containing protein gives rise to the protein MPAARPLHAALLLVTLLISCGTGTPTSGTPQPVATATPAPTTSTAAAQPGTRWSDPATWGGAVPTAGQTVTLPSGKRVILDVTPPDLAGLTIPAGSALEFAEQDLTLRTEWLMVHGELRIGSEHQPFTHHAEILLTNTTPAENIMGMGDRVLGVMDGTLELHGQPRLPWTRLNTTARAGSSTLTLDRAPNWQAGDRLTLTSTDFNPGQTEQVTVQRVTGTTVTLSAPLKYTHWGDPITVAGQNVNERAEVGLLTRNIVIAATSDAAQTSVGAHVMIMGTGAARIEGTEFTRVGQLNTLRRYPVHFHQLGSATTSYLRGSSVHASYNRCVVVHGTSNLRVQDNVTFDTLGHCLFLEDGDETGNTLTGNLLTRVRAPDSKKGQTPLLDSDKRPAAYWLTHPNNTVTGNVAAGVDGTGFWYALPEHPTGLAAGKTDIWNRRVPLGEFSGNTAHSGDRGLNVDQGPKADGTTEVTSYAPVTTPSDPKSAPVPATFQTFTAFKQRDHGAWLRGRNHVMLGATLADNGVGATFANDRTTLKGGLLIGETPNAGQPDSWEPTGTSGRSLPRPWDPSFPIRGFQFYDGHVTIDGATLAGFTPTASRPASGLGYLTKNAFTLTPTNNAVNLHWADNSTHVYLPDPLADKDGDKAATFLDTDGSVTGTAGLTVTGSPLLRGAPDCTARADWNASVCAGQYARLWLQDTTGGALAPVSVTGPHGRVSLTGTPSSFTNFSTTARLGAPYTLTPTGTSSHLRLGISNRQPGDTLTLTVPVSTEPSVYRDWWIDNRNRLKKVAPADLTATTGDSYAYADGQLTLKLVVQTGRDSAVLDICTTDLCK
- a CDS encoding TM2 domain-containing protein is translated as MTNPDEKTPQDPAPNAPSWVDEVLGGHSATPAAPADLRIPESTPRAAAPSWVDEVAGSAAPVTSPTAPAGPAAPSWVDDVTSPVAAAPHGPQPQPVHHVPPAPVAATVVTPPAPPRDDDWVTRATGGARNPTVPQGPATTPQTSSTGLDDMERQARQAISQFSQGVQNGDVAQKKLIAGLLAIFLGSLGVHKFYLGNTTPGLIMLGATIGGWILGVIGSFIIVGAVFFLVPMLVSLLGLVEGIIYLTKSDADFQREYVTGKKAWL